In Megalops cyprinoides isolate fMegCyp1 chromosome 12, fMegCyp1.pri, whole genome shotgun sequence, the sequence TCATAATGACACTGAAACGGTACTGTTGAGTCTTCACGCCCTGTGAGGACAAACCATTGTAACACACAGTGTTACAGTCAGAAATCACGCCAAAACAGTAGAAGGATCAGATACAGATTAGCAACAGTATGACTTTATACCAAGTGTTACTAGTTTTAACAAAGTGTCTATTGCACATGGCAGTGCATTTCCTCTAACCTGCTGTAATGTAAAGACACAGTTGACTATTCAGCTACTATTCCACTAGTGGCCTTGCTGGCAAATACAGAACACTATGAACTTCCTGTTGGTCACTGAgatcactgaaaaacaataatacatattaatatgcaaaaaattAGCTGAAGAGCCCTCCTGTACTGTCATGTTCAAGGTCATTATAAAGGCATGTCACAGAAATAATtactatttaatatttaatatttacaaaacaaataccaTGTATTTAGGTGGCTAAGCTTTGATGGTGATGTCTTTGACTGCACTTTTGACTTTCAAAAGTAATAATGAGAACTTCACAGATCCTCTTCTATGTTCCTCCAAAGACTGTGGAAAGCTCCCAAGGACATTTTGACCTACACATCCTCTGCGTCTTtgtaacaaaacacacaaacatgcttcGGAGCTGTTTCCGGCTTTTCCTATACAAAGGGTGTTTTCTTTGATAATctctaaacacaaacacatcactgGTTTGACATCCAGTTAAGCACATCCTGTTGGCAACTGACACTTGCCTTGTAGTGGTCGAGCGCATCCAAGGCCAGGTTGTAGCCATCCACTGAGAACATGCTGAGGGCAGCCAGCAGCTCGAACACCTGCTTCTTCACCATGGTATTGGAGGTGTCCAAGGCTGAGGGAAATGGCATCAATAATTTGTCACATCTCATTTTAGGCCTGCTTCTCATGcctttttccacacatttttttctgtcaaatatCTTTATGACCAGGTGGTTCTATGCAAATTTTGAGAGACCAACaaatgggagagaggaggccagGGAGTAGATATAAAATATCTCTGCCTTAAAAGTATACAGCACCACACTGTTAATCTTACAAGGTGCTCAAAGAAGGGCCAGACTTTGTGATACCCTTTCATATGTGAACAGCAAACTCAACATGCAATTCTGGTTTAACAGGaactcttttcctctctgcctaAATTAATACATAATGAGCTCAcaaatgtatctgtgtgtattagTTTTATGTATTCAGGACCACTGGAACAATTAGAGAGACTAGAACAAAGagctcatttaatttgtttggtGAGCACAATGCAGTCTTCAGTCTTATTTGTGTGACTCAATGGGCCTGTTGTGAGGCTGTTTTTGATAAAATTGCAAGcctctaaaaaaacaaaatacccTGGTTACATTGACAAAACATGGTATGTTTAGTTAACACGAACATAAACACATATGTGGAACAcgtaaatatgttttttttcttcaaaaaatttAAGAGTCATCAGTTAATGAACACAGAGTCGTGAATCGATCCAGATCCTTTAAAATGCCATGCCTTGAACGCCTTCAAGGCATAGGATCATTCACGAACAGGTCGTCAGGTAAACGCGCGACCCAGTGGGCTCCCCCACCTTGCGACAGCTTCCGTATGTAGCCCTCGTTGTCTATGATGAAGTGGATGCCAGCGGAGGAGTTCATGACGGCGCGCACGCAGTTGACGCAGGTGAGCTGGAGCAGGGCGTCCGAGATGCGCGAGCAGCCGCGCCCCGACAGCCGGTCGAGagcctccagcagcaggtccagcCCGCTCAGCTCCAGGAACTGCACCATCCATGCCTGGTCGCTGCCCTCCAGACGGCGCTTCAGGCCCGAGTAGTTGACCACCGTGGGCACCTGCAGCAGCCGGATGCACAGCTCTGGGTCGGCGCTCTCCAGGTTGGCCTCCGGCTGGGAGTCCGAGTCCTGGGAGGAGCCGAGGCGGCCCCTCACGGCCGCCCACTTCCGCTGGGCTCCCTCTGACTTCACGGACATGCTGATGGACACCGGAGCTGCAGAAGAGAGTCACACCCGTTCAGTTTTGCTGAAAGGGAAATCCTTCATATGGATTTGCTTAAGTGGTGTAATCACAAATTCTTTGTGCTAGTTGTAAACATTGTCTCCCAGGGGAAGAACTATGACAAAGTTGCGTTCATACAGTTTGTATGAATATGTGATATCACACTGCATGAAAGATTATACTACATGCATATGTAGTTTATGGAATTCCatattttctctccttcccgTGGTCTGTATCAGAACAGACACAATTCAGCAGTTCTATGATTTCAGGGCAATGAATGCAAAAGACTTTCAGTatgcaaaaacagcagaaacatcTGCATTCCAGAGCAcggaaaaacagtaaaaaggtAAAGTCATTAACTGGATGGAGCGCTGCAGACACAAGTGATGACAAATAATGTAACAGACAGGGAAAGCAGGAGTGCTGGGAGAGCAACTGAACCGAGATCACAAATCCCTGGAATCTGGGCACAGGACCATGTGGCTTTACTACAAGACCTCCCTTTGTTTCATACAGGCATTTCACTGCCATAGGGCCCCTCTGTGCTCAATTGTCATTTGAAAATCTTTCTCCTTAGTAAGGCCATCAGACTGAATGGGCAACAATGGAACCAGACATCCAGTGAACAGAGAAGGTCCTGGTCCAACACAGAGCAGGACATTCCAAGACAAAAAAACCTACGTGGAAGACAGAATGTTTGTGTAACAATATCTATCAAACCATGATAACAGTTAAGATGACTCTCtcattataattaaaaacatgaatatacATACCAACTTGGAAATTACTGTTCAATAATTACAGTTGAGCTTTTATTTGGTCATGGTAATGCCTTTGGTGTGAACCAATAAAACCTTTGAGTTTCATGCTCCAAACAAATTACACAGAAGAATGTTGTGGCCACAACTGGGTTACTAGAGGCAGCTTAATACCAGTCTTTGACAAATGGGCATTGTTTGTACTACTGAATAGCATCTGTCCATTATAGGCTAGGTTAAATGATAGCTTTATTATAAGGATGCGGGACACTGGCCTTTATCACCGCCGAGCACATTGAGGGGAAGTGACAGCGCTGCACATTTTGGAGGGTGAGTGAGCAACGTGCTGGTAGTTCTCTCTGCACTGGCCCTGCCAAATAACCACCCCCTGATCCAGTCTGAAAGGAAGGGCCATACAGTCAGCTATTCAGAGCTGGATGTAAACAAAGTCACATTCCACACTGTGGAAGCAAATGGAAGCTTTCACTGTGTGGAGTTACTGCATACCAAATCAAGCGCCCCTGACATCAGGTCCAAAAACACTGAGCAAGCTAAGAAAAATGCTGACGTCTCACTGCTTGAAAAGATGGTGCTACTTGCTGCAACTTAAGTTGAAAGCACGGAATGAGAACTTGGATTCCAGATCTTTAAACCAAACCACATGATTGAATGTGAAAGAATGATGTGgttgtggtttgttttttacatcacacaaatattactggtctgggagtgttgtgagcctggtctgacactgttcaTAGTTTTAAACTGAATAGTTACACTTATGTCccattgtgatggaagttgctccgtacaagagcatctgctaaatgcatgtaatgtaatgtaatggtatgaCATTAATATTGTAGCCCTCTATGGATTATCTATGTTGCACAAGATATGTCAtaataaaatctgttttcaatgtgaaaaataggAGTTCTTCAGCAGTGATGATGGGATGTCAGGGAAGAACAGATCTTTACCCCAGTTTTTTTCATGTGGATGTCACCAGCAGTATTTCCTGAAACAATGTTTCGAGGTATTCCCATCGCTGTTTCCATACAGGA encodes:
- the LOC118787038 gene encoding inverted formin-2-like produces the protein MSVKSEGAQRKWAAVRGRLGSSQDSDSQPEANLESADPELCIRLLQVPTVVNYSGLKRRLEGSDQAWMVQFLELSGLDLLLEALDRLSGRGCSRISDALLQLTCVNCVRAVMNSSAGIHFIIDNEGYIRKLSQALDTSNTMVKKQVFELLAALSMFSVDGYNLALDALDHYKGVKTQQYRFSVIMNELHATDNVPYMVTLLSVINALIFGAEDLRQRDKLRKEFVGLQLLDILPKLR